The genomic DNA CTCGTGGGACTGTCCGGACAATTTGACAATCAAGTCATGGCCGAACTCCCGGCCAATGACCGATGCGACCTGGGCCAAGTGGCGGGCCTCGCCGAGCCGGTCGAGACGCGCCGTCATGGAAGCCTTCAGGCTCTCGGGTATGTCGTCGCCGTCCGACTGGCGGTCCGACTCGACCATCGTCTTGGTCAACTCCTCGATGAACAGCGGTACACCGTCGGCGCGCGCGACGAGGCGGTCGATCGTCTCTGTCGTCAGCTCGATGCCGCCGATCGATTTGGCGATCTCCACGCCTTGATCGCGGCTCAGTCGGCTGAGGGCGACCGCCGTCACATGCGCATGGTCAAGCCACGGCGGCTCATAGGCCGGGCGATGTGTGACGACGACCAACACGTTCCGGTCGGCGATGCGGGCGATCAAATCGCCGATCAAGATCTCGGTGGTCGAATCGATCCAGTGGGCGTCTTCCACGACGAACAGCACGGGCTGTCGCTCACTCAATTCGAGCACTTGCCCGATCAGGATCGCCATCAAGCGGTCACGCCGTTGCGGCGCTGTCATGTCGACAACGCCATAACGGTCGTCCGCCGGCAGCGAAAGCAGGGCCGCAAGCAGGGGTGCTGCGTCGCTGATATCCGTGCCCGATCGCCGCAGCGTGTCCTCAAGCTTGTCCAGCTTCGCCGCGACGGAATCGCTCGCCTCGAACCCGGACGCCTGTTCCAGGCGCCTGATGACCGGATAGAGCGCCGTGTTGGCATGGCGCGACGAGCATTGATAGCGCAGCAGGACATGCGGCTGCGCAGCGACATCCTGACACAGGCCCTGAACGAGCCGGGATTTTCCGATACCCGCCTCGCCCGAAAGGGCCAGAACCTGGCCTTCGCCGTTGCCGGCTTGCGTCCAGCGGTCGCGCAGCAGCCCCAGTTCGTGGGTTCGCCCGACCAGCTTGGTCATCTGCTCGCCATGCGCCGCTTCAAAGCGGCTCTCCGACGTCTTGCCGGCGACGACGGTCCAGGCGTCGATCGGTTCGGAAAACCCCTTCAGCTCCTGCTGACCCAAGGGGATCGTCGCAAACGCCGCATCGACAAGGCGGTGCGACATCGCGTCGACCACCACTTCTCCCGGCGCGGCCAGCCCCTGCAGGCGCGCCGCAAGGTTCGGGGTTTCGCCGGTAACGGCTTCTTTGTCGGACGCGGCCTTGCCGATCAGGTCGCCGACGACGACCTGGCCTGTCGCGATTCCGCTGCGCGCCTGCATGGCGCCGCCTGTGTCCGTCGTGATGTCGGCGACCGCCCTCACCGCATCCAGACCGGCCTGGACGGCGCGCTCGGTCTGATCCTCGAACGCTTGCGGCCAACCGAAATAGGCGAGGACACCATCGCCAAGAAACTTGGCGAGATAGCCATCGTAACGGGCGATGGATCCGGCGACGGCGTCCTGATAGCGGCGCATGACATCGCGCAGATCTTCAGGATCCAACCGGCGCGACAGTTCGGTCGATCCGACGAGGTCGACGAACACGACGGTCAGTTGACGCCGCTCCGCATCCGCCGGAGCGATCTGCGCTTCATCAGTCTGCGCCGCCGTCTCAACCGGTGCCGACTCCAGTTCGGTGATCGCCTTGAGAATGCGTTTGCGGTCCGCCAATCTGGCGACGCCGATATCCTTCAGGTCGTCGTTCGACAGATCCGGCAGCAGTTCGGCGTCAACGCCGTTATCGGAAAACGTGCGCGCGTATTCGGCTAAACCTATGCTTTCCAGCCATTCAGATACATCGCGCATGATCGATACCCCGAACAGCCCGCACGACTAATCCCCCGCGGCGGCGCGGGGTGGTGTCATGTCGCCATCGGGCGAATGGTAGTCCGGCACGAGGTCGTGGAGCATGGCGCGTGTCCGCTCTGGGTCGCCGGCCGTCGCCTGCTTCACCAGCTTCTCGAGCCCGGCATAAAGTCTGTCGGCGTCGACATGGGTGCCGGTGGCGACACGAATGCCCTCGCGCGCGGAGCGGTCCAGCTTCTCGTGGTCGTAGGTCAGTTCTTCGTACATCTTTTCGCCG from Pseudomonadota bacterium includes the following:
- a CDS encoding adenylate/guanylate cyclase domain-containing protein, whose translation is MRDVSEWLESIGLAEYARTFSDNGVDAELLPDLSNDDLKDIGVARLADRKRILKAITELESAPVETAAQTDEAQIAPADAERRQLTVVFVDLVGSTELSRRLDPEDLRDVMRRYQDAVAGSIARYDGYLAKFLGDGVLAYFGWPQAFEDQTERAVQAGLDAVRAVADITTDTGGAMQARSGIATGQVVVGDLIGKAASDKEAVTGETPNLAARLQGLAAPGEVVVDAMSHRLVDAAFATIPLGQQELKGFSEPIDAWTVVAGKTSESRFEAAHGEQMTKLVGRTHELGLLRDRWTQAGNGEGQVLALSGEAGIGKSRLVQGLCQDVAAQPHVLLRYQCSSRHANTALYPVIRRLEQASGFEASDSVAAKLDKLEDTLRRSGTDISDAAPLLAALLSLPADDRYGVVDMTAPQRRDRLMAILIGQVLELSERQPVLFVVEDAHWIDSTTEILIGDLIARIADRNVLVVVTHRPAYEPPWLDHAHVTAVALSRLSRDQGVEIAKSIGGIELTTETIDRLVARADGVPLFIEELTKTMVESDRQSDGDDIPESLKASMTARLDRLGEARHLAQVASVIGREFGHDLIVKLSGQSHEDADTSLRKLVESGLILQQGRAPDALYHFKHSLVQDSAYGSLLRSRRRQLHGDLAVLLSDLPAGTSGSEPEVIARHWERGGNLASAIDYRVLAARHADSLLAPAEATAHYQHAVTLNERLDDGPEQRRQFLDLMLAMISVRDTTRSSGDERKVAIARADKALAIAEALGDTPSLARLQAYASWFGRAQELLAEALDHAQASGDDAARAEVEMAATGYLGFIGRFEESLASVERAIDLFERMGDEVSLGYALAGEGRCFNARAGRLDQALALAARARHLAERSDKADFRSWLAMEAEPNMYRGNWERVIEIANQDLPAARDEGNVFVLTFVLSWASLACLKLDRLQDAQQRLQEAYDWLKDSPAVEPAEYYVDIVRSAVLLAEGEVEEARAVADDARAKCEAGSWQVEHGAALRVLGEVHAAIGDTDQADAWFRRSLDLFGTIQAQPELAQSLLGYGRFLITADPDRSTPFLQRALALFDDIGADGWAAETKTLLA